CGCTCAAGGGGCGCAATTCCGTGACATCCGCGGCTGGCGCCGTTGCGTCCGGACATATCGTGTCGCGACACGAGCCTTTCTCACTTGCCGTTGCTCCGAGAGGTGCGCTTTGCGCCTGTTTTTATTCAAGTCTTCAATATACGACGACGGCAGGATGGTAATACGCCGGCCCAGCCGTTTACGCCCAGTGACCGTCCATCCAACGCATGTAACGCTCCCATAGGTCTAAGAAAAGCGGAATAGCTCCGTTTCGTCTTAAACGCGGCGGCCGGGAAAATCCGTCGCGGATTTTTTTGCAGGTTCGGAAATAATTCGAAGGTGCTGTTGCCTCGCTGTTGCCGGGACGGACGAAGGGCTCGCCCCACGCCACGCCCTCCCCACCCGGCGCGGCTCGCGCTATGCTGTGACCCTGAACGCGTGACGCCCTCCACCACTCGCCGATCCCAAGCCACCGTGCCGCTAGCCCGCCCTCCCGAACTCCCCGAAGACGACGACGCCCATTCGCTCGCGCGGCGCTATCCACGTGGGATGCACATCGAACCCCACTCGCACACCTGGGCGCAGGTGCTGTACGCCATGGCGGGTGTCATGTGGGTCGAAGTCGGCCGCGAGGCGCTGGTGGTGCCGCCGCAGCGCGCCGTGTGGCTGCCGGCCGGAACGGTGCACTCGATCCACATGATGAGCGAGGTCGAGATGCGCAATATCTATCTGCACAAGCGCAACGTCCAGCACCTCAGCAAGCAAAGCGATGTCTTCGAAATCAACGGCTTGCTGCGCGAGCTCATCACCACCATCGCCGAATACGAACACACCCACGCCCGCGACAGCGCCTATCTGGAGGTGGCGTACAAGCTCGCCATGCTGGAGCTGATGCATGCGCCGCGCTCGTCCTTGCGCATTCCGCTGCCGGATGCCTCCGACCGGCGGCTCGACGCGCTCTGCCGCGCGGTGATCGGCAACCCGTCGATTGCCGTCAGCTTCGAGCAGCATGCCGCCTCGGTCGGCGCGAGCGTACGCACGCTCGCGCGCCTGTTCACGCGTGAGCTCGGTATCGGCTTCTCCGAGTGGCGCCGCCAGGTGCAACTGGCCGTGGCCGTGTCCGGTCTGGCGGAAGGACGCTCGGTCAGCAGCATCGCGCGCGATCTCGGCTATCTGCCGAGCAGCTTCAGCGACATGTTCCGCCGCGAACTCGGCGCGCCGCCCACCGAATTCGATCCGCAGGAAACCCTCAGCACCGCGCGCGAGGAAACCGGCGCCCCCGCCGGCAAGTAACCCTCCCGGGGGCCGCGCGGGCAAGGTGTCGCGGCCCGCGGCACCGCTGTCCGAAATTCGAAAGCGCTTGTCTCAACAAGGTAGTCTCGGACATCTAGAATGGGTTCATCGCTGCACCGCGCAGCGCACCACCCACTCAGGAGCATTGTCGATGAAAGCCATCCAGTTCAAGTCTTTCGGCAACCCGGACGTCCTCGAATACGTCGATGTGCCGACCCCGTCGGCCGACGCGGACAGCGCCGTGGTCCAGGTCAAGAGCGCCTCGGTCAATCCGAGCGATGTGAAGAACGTCTCCGGCCATTTCGAGCACACCGTGTTGCCGCGCACGCCGGGCCGCGACTTTAGCGGCGTCGTCGTGGACGGGCCCGCCGAATGGATCGGCGCCGATGTTTGGGGCACGGGCGGCGACATCGGCTTCACGCGCGACGGCACTCACGCCCAGTTCATCAAGATTCCCCTCGCTGCGCTGTCGCGCAAGCCGAAAACGCTCAGCCATGAACAGGCGGCGGCCATCGGCGTGAACTTCGTGGTGGCCTGGCTCGGCGCGGTGGACCACGCGCAACTGAAAGCCGGCGAAACCATTGCTGTGATCGGTGCGGGTGGCGGCGTGGGCGGTGCAGTGGTGCAGATCGCCAAAGCGCGCGGCTGCCGCGTGATCGGCGTGGACCGTCATCCGCCGCTGCCGGATTCGCCGGCAGGCCGCCTGATCGACGCATACGTGCCGTTCGACGAGCACGCCATCGAACGCGTCAAGGCCTTGAGCGACGGCGGCGTCGACGTGGTCTACGACTCGGTGGGCGGGGTCGCTTTCGAAACCGCCTTGGGCCTCGTCAAGCGCCGCGGCCGCGTGGTCGAAATCAGCGCAACCGGCAAGCGCCGCGTCGAACTCGACCTGATCGACTTCTACCATAACGAGACTCAGCTGCTCGGCGTCGATAGCGCCAAGCTGGGTGTCGCCGAATCGGCCCGGCTGATGACGGCGCTGGTCGAAGGCTTCGAGAGCGGCGCCCTGCAGCCGCCGGCCATTGCCGAACGCTACACGCTCGAGCACACCCGCGAAGCTTACGAGGCCGTCACCGCCGGCACACGCGGGCGTGTCGTCATCACGATGTGAGATCCGGTTCGCGCGGTGGGTATCGACACCCGCCGCGCGCCATCGCCAGAGGGTAAAGCAATCATGAAAGCGTATTTCGTGTCGTTGGTGGTCGGCCTCGTGGTGGGCCTGTTCTACAGCGCCGTCAACGTGAAATCTCCGGCGCCGCCGACCATCGCGCTGGTCGGGCTGCTCGGCATGCTCGGCGGCGAACATCTGATTCCGCTGGTGCGGACATTGTTGGGCTTGAGCGTCAACTGACCGTGCTGGAACGGCGCCGGAGTCACGCCGCGATAGAAGGGTCCCGCCAGCCGGCTTGACGCCCTTGGGACGGACTATACTGTTGCCGCCTGGGCGAATAGATCGTCATACGCGCCCTTCACTCCGTACATCATGTAATGAATACCAAACGGCAATTCGACGACCTGCTGCTCGGCAGCATCGAGCTGTTTTGCCTCGCCGCGGAACTGGCGAGCTTCACCGCGGCAGCCAACGCGGCCGGCGTCACGCCCGCCGCGGTGAGCCGTTCGGTATCGCGCCTTGAGGAGCGCCTCGGGGTGCGCCTGTTCGTGCGTACCACGCGGCAAATCCGCCTGACCGAGGCCGGCCACGCCTATTTCGAGCAATGCAGCAGCGCGCTTTCGCAACTGGTGGATGCCGAGCGTCAGGCCACCGGGCAACAGTCGGCGCCGGCCGGCTTGCTGCGCATCAGCATGCCCACACCTTACGCGCATTACCGGGTGCTGCCGCTCCTGCCGTTGTTTCGCGAGCGCTTTCCGCAAGTCCGGGTGGATGCGCACCTCAGCAACCGCAATGTCGACTTCGCCGAGGAGAGCTACGACCTCGCCATCCGCGGCAAGGCGCCGGTCGATTCCAACCTGATCGCGCGCAAGCTAGAAGATGCCGAACTGGTGGTCGTGGCCACGCCGGCCTACCTGGAACGGGCGGGCACACCGAAGTCGATCGACGATCTGCAGCGCCACGAATGCATCCAGTTCGACCTGCCCAGCACGGGCCGCCGCATTCCCTGGACGCTGCGCGGCAGCGATGGCTTCGTCGACCTGAACACCGAGGGCGGCTATTCGACCGGCGGCGACGTGCTCGGCGGCGTGACGCTCGCCCGCCACGGCGCGGGGCTGTTTCAGACGTATCGCTTCGTGGTCGAGCAGGATCTGCGCAACGGCGGTCTCGTCGAAGTGATGAAGGATTTCGGCGGCGCGTCGCGGCCCTTCGTGCTGCTCTACCCGCATGGACGGCATCTGTCGGCGCGCGTGCGCAGTTTCGTGGATTTTCTCGTCGAGCAGCTCGCCAATCGCACCGCGCGATCCTGAACACAACACGCTAAGATTGAGCCCCGCGTAGCAAGCGCCATCACCGGCCTTTGGCTGGCGCCTACGCCGGCAGCGCTGTCTGCTGCCCCAACCGGCACGATCCGCGGAGCCCAACCTATGTCCCTGCTGCATCTCGATTCCATTGCAAACGCGTTGCCGGCCGCCTGGCGTTCCACGGTGCTCGGCCAGGTCGGCCCTGCACGCATCAAGGTGCTCAGGATGGACGAAAGCGCCTATGACGAAGAGACGCACGACTACAACGAAGGCCTGCTGGTCATCAGCGGCCAGATGCGGCTGAGCGTCGCAGGCGAAACCATCGCGGTGGAAGCGGGCCAAATGTACGTGGCGCAGGCGGGTGTCCCGCATGCCGTGCTGCCGGGCAGTCATGGGACGCTGGTGATCGTCGACGTTTGAGGCTCTCGCCGAGTCTTGTTTCAGGCGGCCAGGTCCGCTGCAATGAATTCAATAAATCAGTGCGTTTCGGAGTGTTGCATGTCAGATGAATATGAAGTGCATGGTCCGCATGACCATGCTGTCGAACACGTTGGCGCAGGGCATGGCGCGCACGCGGATGCCGATCCGTTTGCGAGCCGCATGGCGGTGATGACGGCCATCCTTGCGACGATCGGCGCGATTTACGCCTACCAGAGCGGCACCAGCGAAAACCTCGCGCTCTACTACAAGAACGAAGCGGCCATCAAGAAGACCGAGGCTGCCAATCAATGGTCGTACTACCAGGCAAAGGGCGAGAAAGAAAACCTCGCTGAACTGGGCGCCGCGTTGTCGTCGCCGGGCAGCGACGCGCACGCGAAATTCCTCGCGGATGTCGAAAAGTACAAGCAGCAGAAAGAGCCAATTCGCGCCAACGCCGAAGCGATCGAAAAGGATGTAACCAACAACGACGCGCAAAGCGAGAAGCTGCTGCATGGGCATCACCGCTGGGCGCAGGCCACCACGCTGATCCAGATCTCGATTGCGCTGACGGCCATCACCTTGCTCACGCGCAAGCGGTGGCTGCGCAACCTGTCCATGGGGGTGGCCGTGGCCGGCCTCCTGTTCGGCGCGGCGGCGTTCCTGTCGGTTTAGTCCGCTTCGACACCTCATCGGAAATGCCGATCAATGTCAGGCATTTCCGATAAGGATGTAGTACGAACTATCCTCTTTGCAATTTCTCAAAGAAATGGCAAATTTATAAAAACACTTAGTTATCCATCATATAATTTCCGCGTGGAAATGTGAGCATTTGGACACGTCAGGTTCGAGATAAAGTTTGAAACCTGTCGAGCACAATTCAACACGGAGTGTGACTGATGGACCAGACATCCGATTCACCCAATGATCTCGTCGCCAATCTCGACGAGAGTGTCCTGCTACCCCAGCTAGGTTGTCCATCGGGTGAGGTAGGCGTGGCCGTCGGCGACATGCTCCAACGTTCCAATGAGGCTGTGATCAACGCGTCCTTCGACCTGCTCGATCTACATGCCGGCGAGCAGATCCTGGAAGTCGGGCTCGGCAACGGCGGACACATCCCAGCAGTCCTTAGTCGCGCGCCGGGGCTGCGCTATGCGGGCGTCGATATATCACCCACCATGATCGAGGTGGCGCGCTCGCGCAATGCCTTCTCCATCGCACGCAAGCAAGTTGTCCTTGAAGTCGCCGACGTCAGCCTTCTGCCGTTTGCCGATCACACGTTCGACAAGGCGGTGGCCATCAACACGGTCTATTTCTGGACCAGCCTGGCTGCGGGCTTACGGGAAATCCGCCGGGTGCTCCGTTCGAACGGGGTGTTGGCGATCGCGGCCATCACCCCGGATGCCGCGATCGAGATGCCGTTTGCCGCGTACGGTTTCGCCGTCTACGACGCCTTGGCGCTCGAACTGGCTTGCATGGCCGCAGGCTTCAACCAGGTCCGCATCGAGCCGTTCGTCGAGCCGCTGACAAACCCGCAAGCCGAAGCGGCGCCGCGAGAATTCTTTCTTGTCAGTGCCTCTGCGTCGAACGGCTGACGTAGCGCTCGCCACGGCGGTAACTGAGGCAACTGAGGCAACCGAGGTAACTCAGGCCGCCCCGCGCCGCGCGCGTGCCAGCAGCAACTCACGCTCGCGCGCGTTGCGCGTCATCGCTGCGGCACGCTCGAATTCCGCGCGTGCCTCCGCCATGCGCCCGAGCTTCTCGAGCAGGTCGCCACGCACGCTCGGCAACCAATGGTAGTTGGCAAGTGCGGCGTCGGCGGCCAGCAGGTCGACAATCTCAAGCGCCGCCGCCGGACCGAACGCCATGCCTACCGCGACCGCCCGGTTCAACTCCACTACTGGCGACGGACTGACCTGCGCGAGTACGTCATACAGCGCGACGATCTGCGCCCAGTCGGTCTGCTCGGCGCTATGGGCACGCGCATGACAGGCAGCCAGCGCCGCTTGCAAGGCATACGGCCCACCGGCGCCGCCGA
Above is a genomic segment from Paraburkholderia phenazinium containing:
- a CDS encoding DUF1427 family protein, which encodes MKAYFVSLVVGLVVGLFYSAVNVKSPAPPTIALVGLLGMLGGEHLIPLVRTLLGLSVN
- a CDS encoding cupin domain-containing protein: MSLLHLDSIANALPAAWRSTVLGQVGPARIKVLRMDESAYDEETHDYNEGLLVISGQMRLSVAGETIAVEAGQMYVAQAGVPHAVLPGSHGTLVIVDV
- a CDS encoding DUF4337 domain-containing protein, with amino-acid sequence MSDEYEVHGPHDHAVEHVGAGHGAHADADPFASRMAVMTAILATIGAIYAYQSGTSENLALYYKNEAAIKKTEAANQWSYYQAKGEKENLAELGAALSSPGSDAHAKFLADVEKYKQQKEPIRANAEAIEKDVTNNDAQSEKLLHGHHRWAQATTLIQISIALTAITLLTRKRWLRNLSMGVAVAGLLFGAAAFLSV
- a CDS encoding AraC family transcriptional regulator gives rise to the protein MPLARPPELPEDDDAHSLARRYPRGMHIEPHSHTWAQVLYAMAGVMWVEVGREALVVPPQRAVWLPAGTVHSIHMMSEVEMRNIYLHKRNVQHLSKQSDVFEINGLLRELITTIAEYEHTHARDSAYLEVAYKLAMLELMHAPRSSLRIPLPDASDRRLDALCRAVIGNPSIAVSFEQHAASVGASVRTLARLFTRELGIGFSEWRRQVQLAVAVSGLAEGRSVSSIARDLGYLPSSFSDMFRRELGAPPTEFDPQETLSTAREETGAPAGK
- a CDS encoding quinone oxidoreductase family protein, with protein sequence MKAIQFKSFGNPDVLEYVDVPTPSADADSAVVQVKSASVNPSDVKNVSGHFEHTVLPRTPGRDFSGVVVDGPAEWIGADVWGTGGDIGFTRDGTHAQFIKIPLAALSRKPKTLSHEQAAAIGVNFVVAWLGAVDHAQLKAGETIAVIGAGGGVGGAVVQIAKARGCRVIGVDRHPPLPDSPAGRLIDAYVPFDEHAIERVKALSDGGVDVVYDSVGGVAFETALGLVKRRGRVVEISATGKRRVELDLIDFYHNETQLLGVDSAKLGVAESARLMTALVEGFESGALQPPAIAERYTLEHTREAYEAVTAGTRGRVVITM
- a CDS encoding class I SAM-dependent methyltransferase, with amino-acid sequence MDQTSDSPNDLVANLDESVLLPQLGCPSGEVGVAVGDMLQRSNEAVINASFDLLDLHAGEQILEVGLGNGGHIPAVLSRAPGLRYAGVDISPTMIEVARSRNAFSIARKQVVLEVADVSLLPFADHTFDKAVAINTVYFWTSLAAGLREIRRVLRSNGVLAIAAITPDAAIEMPFAAYGFAVYDALALELACMAAGFNQVRIEPFVEPLTNPQAEAAPREFFLVSASASNG
- a CDS encoding LysR family transcriptional regulator, which encodes MNTKRQFDDLLLGSIELFCLAAELASFTAAANAAGVTPAAVSRSVSRLEERLGVRLFVRTTRQIRLTEAGHAYFEQCSSALSQLVDAERQATGQQSAPAGLLRISMPTPYAHYRVLPLLPLFRERFPQVRVDAHLSNRNVDFAEESYDLAIRGKAPVDSNLIARKLEDAELVVVATPAYLERAGTPKSIDDLQRHECIQFDLPSTGRRIPWTLRGSDGFVDLNTEGGYSTGGDVLGGVTLARHGAGLFQTYRFVVEQDLRNGGLVEVMKDFGGASRPFVLLYPHGRHLSARVRSFVDFLVEQLANRTARS